Proteins encoded by one window of Candidatus Methylomirabilis sp.:
- the fliF gene encoding flagellar basal-body MS-ring/collar protein FliF → MPDAITKIVESLKQVWAGLGLPGRALVALVGVGVLAALLWTTFSTHRPDMATLFSQLNPSDAGAIVEELKSGKVPYRVVDGGTRILVPSGVVHETRLHLATRGLPQGGGVGFEIFDRTTLGTTDFVQRLNYQRALQGELARTIGQLKEVTAARVHLALPQPSVFTEQEKPATASIVLNLRPGARLTPEQVRGIVHLVSSSVEGLNPDRVTVIDTSGKLIARPAENGLSLTGSGQLETQAGVEAELERRVRTMLDEILGPNKATVRVAAQMDFTSVERTEERFDPHGVIKSEQRTTETQNSSSTTPAAVTGAASNVPGEIAAQPTSGQNTAKSTKEAETVQYDVSKVFERKVFSPGQLKRVSVAVMVDGRTKAVADGKGGERKDYVSRKPEELEKIKVAVKNAVGFNASRGDEVEVVEFPFDTSAMEKEQALMEEAERKAFWYSLATQALTAIGVLLALLFVLRPLIRALKGRRSPAIEAPQVFSMSQPSATAIGESPQAPALGAASDDPLRQGLMELARTRPNDVAQLVRAWVVKKPL, encoded by the coding sequence ATGCCTGACGCTATCACAAAGATTGTCGAGTCGCTCAAGCAGGTATGGGCAGGGCTAGGCCTGCCCGGGCGGGCGCTGGTGGCGCTGGTGGGCGTCGGCGTTCTTGCCGCGCTTCTCTGGACCACCTTCTCTACCCACCGACCTGATATGGCCACCCTGTTCTCACAGTTGAATCCCTCCGACGCGGGCGCGATCGTCGAAGAGTTGAAAAGCGGCAAGGTGCCCTACCGGGTCGTTGATGGAGGGACCAGGATCCTGGTCCCGTCCGGCGTCGTTCACGAGACTCGGCTCCACTTGGCGACCCGCGGTTTGCCGCAAGGCGGAGGGGTGGGTTTTGAGATCTTTGATCGCACGACACTGGGGACGACCGATTTCGTCCAACGGCTGAACTATCAGCGCGCACTCCAAGGCGAGCTTGCTCGGACGATCGGACAGCTCAAGGAGGTGACGGCTGCCCGCGTCCATCTGGCCCTCCCCCAGCCTTCCGTCTTCACCGAGCAGGAAAAGCCCGCGACCGCCTCAATCGTCCTGAATCTTCGCCCCGGTGCGCGCCTGACGCCGGAGCAGGTCAGGGGGATCGTGCATCTGGTCTCGAGCTCGGTGGAGGGGCTTAATCCCGATCGAGTGACGGTAATCGATACGTCGGGGAAGTTGATTGCGAGACCGGCTGAGAACGGGCTCAGCCTGACCGGCAGCGGGCAGCTCGAGACGCAGGCGGGCGTCGAAGCCGAGTTGGAGCGCCGCGTCCGAACCATGCTTGACGAGATCCTCGGTCCGAATAAGGCTACGGTGCGAGTCGCCGCTCAGATGGACTTTACCAGTGTGGAGCGGACAGAGGAACGATTCGACCCACACGGCGTGATCAAGAGCGAACAGCGGACGACGGAGACCCAAAACAGCTCTTCGACGACGCCGGCAGCGGTGACAGGGGCCGCCTCGAACGTCCCCGGTGAGATCGCTGCGCAGCCCACGTCGGGTCAAAACACCGCCAAGTCGACCAAGGAAGCTGAGACCGTCCAGTATGATGTCAGCAAGGTCTTTGAGCGGAAGGTCTTCTCGCCGGGACAGTTGAAGCGGGTCTCAGTGGCGGTCATGGTGGACGGGCGAACCAAGGCTGTTGCGGACGGGAAGGGTGGCGAGCGGAAGGATTACGTTTCCAGGAAGCCTGAAGAGCTTGAAAAGATCAAGGTGGCCGTGAAAAACGCTGTCGGATTCAACGCGTCTCGGGGGGACGAGGTTGAGGTGGTGGAATTTCCCTTCGACACGTCGGCTATGGAAAAGGAACAGGCTCTTATGGAAGAGGCGGAGCGTAAAGCCTTCTGGTACTCATTGGCAACGCAGGCCCTGACGGCCATCGGTGTCCTCCTCGCCCTGCTCTTCGTCCTGCGTCCGCTGATCCGGGCGCTCAAGGGACGCCGTTCGCCCGCCATCGAGGCGCCGCAGGTGTTCTCGATGTCGCAGCCGAGTGCCACCGCCATCGGAGAATCACCTCAAGCTCCTGCCCTCGGTGCCGCCTCAGATGATCCGCTCAGGCAGGGGCTGATGGAACTGGCCCGTAC